A genomic region of Homalodisca vitripennis isolate AUS2020 chromosome 5, UT_GWSS_2.1, whole genome shotgun sequence contains the following coding sequences:
- the LOC124362943 gene encoding uncharacterized protein LOC124362943 encodes MKLDKTNKLNSQRNKNLQVQPLTERRNTQTAAGSSRNLSRQLAVGSPPRNKRPVQGQVRQPCGDTPDTGTTVDSVPRGYRSQGSQTLNSKQLETMYYDGVIRYPSARLEEAANKGSAPSSGVAVKEMGLQTEVPLEVLHHPPPPDIGLTWDEDRDEDSMGGAKDFVKINATIPEPYRMKTADSSKMDPTRAPPTYQRGVVPRYLREHRKEQEKERMVRAKEAADECPEGHIMLPEDVKLKHLNTLKQNYAELVSQLNQLPVSTDTLRTHEHARNR; translated from the exons ATGAAACTGGACAAGACAAACAAATTGAATTCACAGCGTAACAAGAACCTTCAA GTACAGCCCCTGACGGAGAGGAGGAACACTCAGACTGCAGCTGGCAGTTCTCGTAACCTGTCACGACAATTGGCAGTTGGCTCTCCGCCCCGCAATAAGAGACCTGTTCAGGGCCAAGTCAGACAGCCATGTGGGGACACCCCTGACACTGGTACCACAGTGGACAGTGTACCCAGAGGCTACCGCAGTCAAG GGTCCCAGACTCTCAACAGTAAACAGCTGGAGACCATGTACTACGATGGGGTGATCCGCTACCCCAGCGCCCGCCTGGAGGAGGCAGCTAACAAGGGTTCTGCTCCCAGCAGTGGTGTGGCTGTCAAAGAGATGGGGTTGCAGACTGAGGTTCCCCTAGAGGTCTTACACCACCCCCCACCCCCGGACATTGGCCTCACATGGGATGAAGACAGGGATGAGGATAGCATG GGAGGAGCCAAGGATTTTGTAAAGATAAATGCAACTATACCAGAGCCGTATAGGATGAAGACAGCAGACTCAAGTAAGATGGACCCTACCAGAGCTCCCCCCACCTACCAACGTGGAGTTGTGCCCAG GTATCTAAGGGAACACAGGAAAGAGCAGGAGAAGGAGCGAATGGTGAGGGCAAAGGAAGCGGCTGATGAGTGTCCAGAAGGTCATATTATGTTACCAGAGGATGTTAAACTGAAGCACCTCAACACCCTTAAGCAAA ATTACGCAGAGCTAGTGTCCCAGCTGAACCAGTTGCCAGTGAGCACAGACACGTTGCGCACACACGAACACGCAAGAAACAGATAG